The DNA window GCAATATTTAGAAAGCCGGAAAAGATGGGGAATGTTGATTTTATCAGAGTCTCCATTGAAGAAGAGATTGGTTTTGTGTGCTTGGTCAAAATTTTGAGCATTGCTTGCCCTGCTTAGTGTTTTAGATAAGATAACTACTCTTAACGGCTACCAAAttcttccttttatttttttcctacAATACATTAATTTTACTAGTATTGTTTTGTATGTGGCTAATATAATCTCTAAATGAatatgttttaataaaaaaaattgggacCAAACGCTAAAGGTGAGAATTTATAGTAACTAATCGTATATCCAATTGCGCGAAATCAATATGATGATacttcttaaaatatttttaccataataaattttatagaatatattaagaatttttagaaattgaaaatagattaaaaaactaaaagaaaataatttttttaatgtaaatcaagtttattataattaaatagaataaatagTTCATACAATATAATCATATACattagaaaatttatataacaaaaattattaaaaagtaaaattaagaattaatcattcaaatatacttgacatttttttactttttatttatattttaaattttttaaaattgtcaatatTATCTAATTCGATTTTGGATTTCAATCATACCCATTTTTCAAATTGAAGTGAAAACATATTAGAATATGCTTTTATGTTTGACATATAGTGCAGGTGAGTCTTTTTTTGATATAAAGAAACAAGACAAAGCCtaaacaacaaaaaaactaCATATACTACGGTTATAATATTTTAAGCgagttattaatatttttaaaaagtgctAAACCTATAATACAACATAAATTTGATGATGAATTTTCTTTTTCGgtataatttgattttgaatataagaaattagttaaataattttaaattctctaTTTTAAACCGTAAATGAATCTTAAGTTGAAATCTAACaatatttaattgtaattttaattttaaatttaattttataatgtaTATCATTAGCCATAAACTCTAATTTCCTTTTGATTACTTGTATCTTCTGAGATTGTACACTGAAATCGAAGACGAGATCAAGTGGCGAAAACACTGTGATATTCGAttattgtttgtatttttttaaactatgaATTCTATCTTTAATATTATTGTGTTTTCTTGGATTATGAGTTATGTTTATTTAACTGAATTATGTTATTGAGTATTTGATTAAACTGCGTGTTGATTGTTGTTCTTTATTGtttgaatttattcactatcaTGGGTTTCGACTTTGACTTgaaagatttaaatttaaatagatcATAAATTAACAACGTATGAGTTAATTACGCGAGAGTGAATTAGCGAGGACGTGTTCTTCGGATTTGCTTAGTAAGCGCCAATTGGTAATTAATTAGGTTGATTATTGAGATATGTGTTTTCCAATAGTATGAACCGTGATTTATcgatattatattaatattgaaCAATTTGTTTTTTGGTGTAGATGAGGTTTTCTGAATGGATCTCAACTATGAGATGATACTTTTAAGTCAGAGACGAATCTGAGGTAGGGTCAGGCAGGGCCTGGACCCTACCtcaattgttttgaattttttttattagccgAGCATAAAAAATCCTTACTCACATAGTGATTGTATTCCAATTCCTTTTAACATTCAATTTCACACATAATGAAGAGCCACTGAATTCTTATTAAAAAGGTCAGTAATCTCCATCTTTCGttactttaataataatattaatatttaatgaccattttaatttattgtatcctaattttttcaaaacaattaaattttagaacaaaataaaataacctaTTTGAAATTTACGTATGACAAATTTGATTTCTGTTCCTATGTTTAAGATTTAAATTTGACATGGAACGTGAATGAGttctttttaaatatgaaatttagtAGTATCAAAgccaaataatttttatattagcgTTTAAAAGTCAATTAAtacaactttttttaataattagggaGAGGAGCGCTTGTGAAaaaaattgaacccacgacctagcagttagCTGCCTGGCGCTTACACCGCTTAAGCTATAACTCATTAGAGTGCTATTAAAACTAATAGATGAAAAATGCCAAATTAAGTACaattgcatttttaatgtttttgtagTAATAAAAATCTATGTCTAGTtgtatttttgatataattacTAGATATGTAGTAATGTTATTCTATTTGGGTTATATTATAACATATGTGTTAAACTTTTAATTAGTAATATAGTATTGATTAATTATTGTGAAATTTTATAACTATGTAGataatagataaatttttgataaaaagatTACGACCTCAATTGCGGAATCGTTAATATTTCTAATACggataattgaaaaaaaaatcagtataGTTTAATGCCAATGATATAATTTACAATCCCGGTGAACAATTCCGGTGAACATAAACTTACTAATGCATATAAACCATGATATTAAAGATCAAGTTTGTATGAAGTGTTTGTTAATCCAAAATACATGAAAATCTTAAAAgacaatttgaaaaaaaaaacaaatttaatagaAGGAAATATAATGCGTCCAAAAATAATTCATATATAGAGGTGTTATCTTTTCAAACAAGTTTAATTGGCAGGAAtacgtttgtttttttattatgtgatacgttagtttttttatttttggtggaattaatttatattagaaagtttaataattatactttttcgtgatatgatatttttattttattgactgAATTGTGCCCTACCTCAAATTTGAAGTTGGCTTCGTCACTGTTTTACGCCTTACACAATCAGACTAATTTCTACTCGAATAGTGTAGATCCTTTGCGAGAGACAGACTGTGgctccaaattttaaacggctgcatatatatgagtacggttcgaacccgcgacctcattTAAGTGAAAATAATGCTTTTTAACTTACATACCCTTTGGGgttaaaaagtttttttaattgataGTGTTGTCTTTTTTAAattgctcaaatcataaacacaatcaaaccaaactattaTTACTCTATTCATTTTGCTTTAAAAAATGGGCTTTTTACATAAACATATATCTTgtgtaaaaatataacttttatacgggtcacagttttcaatatgaaaactaTCATGAATGCTgaagattattacttttttacgGACATCATATATATACTGCTTCAAGTCAGACCCCtcataaaccaaataattttctctctcctcaaatttctctctcATTTCTCTCTCTCAACTCATCTTTTGTTCTTCGCACCAATCCGCCTCCGTCGTTCCATTTTCATCGTTTCTCTTCTATTTTCCACCTCTGCCATTCGACCGTTCCGTTTTCGTCTCGctgtcatctttcttttatcgttttgatttcagatctggaattttttgttaattttttcattttcagatctgtaatttattaattttttactgttttttcaccattaaacatgtataaagagtatctttaaagaatttaatactcatttcatgttatgtagaataattttgcgattttatggaataaaattctgttatttctgcatttttcttgtgtttctgcgtttttttatattctgcagaacgatgtgttgatgatgattgattgctgaattattgtaatgtcaCAGTGTTGtagattttatgttgattttgtgttgatattatgttgatatcaaccttttttttttattttaacattggcaaataagataatattgcctgtgaaataaagtaaaaaattaaattaaattaaattgagactagataatgatatgatagtatcggggaagaagacaaataatgaagttgaattattgtaatgttacagtgttgacattgtgttgattttcggttgatattttgttgattttagtattggtgaagaagaaaataatgatatgcaatgttacaatgttgatcttatgttgatattgtgttgatattatgttgatatttagttgattttatcattaacgaaaaagaacacattatatgtgaaataaaataaaagaaattgaaaaaatattaaaaataaaaattagtgtaaaagaagattgaaaaatttaaattagttagtttattatatatgttgatttcgtgttgatttcatgttgatattaaaactggcGAAAAACATCAATAGTAAAAAAAAGtccaaatccaaaaaaaatcttaaaaattaaaaaaattaaatttaaaatatgtgataaatattaaatacaggaatataatggtgaacaaaaaatgatgaaaaaaaatgttGGAAAATGGgagttaatttaaaaagtaaagttttttttcaaaaagtagtataaaagaaaagaaagttggtatgaaatgtaaagatTTAGAAGGGAtggtaaaaaagtaaatgttggagaaaaaacagtattttatataaaaagcccttaaAAAATAGAGTCAAACGATTAACATAGAGGGATAGTGAAACTAGATATTTCAATACGCGAATCTGTATTTTGAACATTCAAaactataatcaaatttaaattttgaaaatttattctCAATAGTAAAatgcaattaatttttttaaaatatcagtGAATAATATTGAATAGGGAAGGgagtaataaataatataagtatgaatctttaatattttttgtttctgtGTGTAATAAAATGACTTGTATGTAAAGGGAAGGGGGAGTGATAGCAGAAAACACACAAGAGTGGTAAGCATGATCGAGTAGGAAGAAgatgtcaaaattaaattaaaataaatttcatgtGCAGATAAGTTACAGCAAGGCTGCATACTAATACGTGTGCCCACTGTAACCTCATATCCTCCAATCACATCAACCTTTAAGCAAGCTCTTAAATATAACAATGTaacattcaaataaaaaaacattaataattgTTTGCATTAGAAAAAGTCCTACGAATTCCCCACGCTTTATCCTCTCTAATACTGTTTCACTTTCTCCTTAATATAAACCTACACGTTCAACTTTTGctatcataatcataatcaattTTTAACTTTGTTTTATCCCCAATTAATTGTAGTATTATATATTACTATATAAAATTCCTATTTACATTTTATGGCCAGTCCAAATACGACCCCGCCCCAAGAATaccaaccaccaccaccaccaaatATTCAAATACCAAACTACCCACTTGTTGAGGAACCATCTCCACGCTCCACGTCACCGTATCCATCTCGTGGAGCGGCCCGATCACCAAGTCAGACAGGAAGGCACCCAGAGTATAGAGGGATACGCTGCCGGAGCGGGAAATGGGTGTCAGAGATCCGTGAGCCACGCAAAACAACGCGAATATGGTTAGGTACGTACACTACACCTGAAATGGCAGCCGCTGCATACGACGTCGCGGCGCTTGCTCTGAAAGGCCCCGGCACCGCTCTTAACTTTCCAGACTCTCTTTTTTCATACCCAATACCGGCATCCACTGCTGCTTCTGATATAAGAGCTGCTGCTGCTAGTGCAGCTGCTGCCAGACAGCTCAGGCAAGAAAGCGGGTCAAATCCGGACAGGGGTCAAAATGAACTGCAAGCTGTTGAGAATGCAGTTCCGGAAGATCATTTTATTGATGAAGAAGATATTTTAAACATGCCGAATTTGCTAGTGGATATGGCGGAAGGAATGATGATGACTCCACCCAGAATAAATGCGCCATCGTCTGATTATTCGCCTGAGAATTCTGATGCAGATGGACGTCTATGGTCTTATCAGTGacaaaacaacaacaacaaaagtTGAATCCCCAGTTCTATAGAAAGACTGGGATCGAATTAAATGGAGCAATGTATATGCTTTTGTTGATTCTACGAACTGGGTTTTGCATTAGATTACAATATAATTAAAGTAGCAGAAAAACTGGTGGGAACTCCGTGGTTGCAGTGGCTGGTAGCTTGCAAGTGTCCATTTCATGTTTGTAATTTCTGTCGAAATGGACTTAGATGAGTCTTTCTTGAGCCATTATATTCTCCATTACCAAAAGGATGAAAAGAATGAGCTTTTATAATTTCTGTCGGGAATGACGGTTTTAGAAACTTGTATTATTTCTGTATAACTTATTAGTTCCTGTATGTaatctttttaagtttttttttttttgctttccAATGCGAGCTCTGCAGTTGACCTAATGCTATCTATCTATTGATTTCTACGTACATTTCGGTGTGAATAACTTTTGTCTATCGATATATAActtcttttttgaaaatcatatCTATGTTTCATGTTTCTAATTTTTGACATTTTCGTTTTGGTGCTATAGGGTTTTAGTACACAAATTGACACTCTTGTAAGAGGCTGAGCTGACTGCTTACTCTATCTTGTTTGGCTTCAAATATCTTTGCTGTTAGCTTTTGAATCACATGTACAAAACCAACATATTAGTGGTCAGTTGATAAATCATAATCTGccaaataaaattagaaattggAAGCAACTCACATGCAGTATTATTAATTAGTTGCTGGTAGGGATGCTTTTTTGGATCTTCTATGGCTTTAATAGCTTAATGTGCAAAACCAGTTGGCTTCCTTCACTTCAAATCATTAATTTCCTTCTTGATGTTGTTGCAGTCGAGAAGAGGCTGCCAATTCTTTTTTGTTTCCTTGTGAGTAATTCAGACGAAGTTACGTTTACGCCAAAACCCAAGATTTTGAGTTGAAGAGTTTAAcatcttttataaattatgcAGGAAAATGAATAGAGTAATTGAATActtttttataagaatttaaatCTCTGCAACGGTTTAATTAAGCGAGATCGTTAATCAAATTTCTTGTTCAAACCTAATATTTTTCATGATTATTGGCTCATATTGTACCTTCACAAAAAATACGGCTTGATTTATCTTCTCCgattaataattttatcgtattttttgaatatttaattactgaatttgaatttaaaagttCATGTATTAAACTATATATAAAGTAATATCAATGGTGTCTAAACTTTTTCAAATCGTTTATTTTAACGTCCAAACTTTTATCTCGcttatagtattttaatttttttacactactagaaatccttcattttgcgacggaaattagcgacggattacatttccgtcgctaatttccaCATTTACGACCGACTTGGCGACAGGAACGGCAACCTGTCGCCAAATTGGAGGGAAAACGATTACCGACGGACtttccgtcggtaatccgtcgggGTTTTGGCGGGCTGATGGAGGGAAGAAATGGCGCCTTATTATTTtgggattagcgacggatatgaataatccgtcggtaaaattaccgacggattgtgtaatccgtcggtaaaattaccgacggattgtgtaatccgtcggtaaatccTATGGAAACGGTACGCACCGTTTCATTTAAGAATTACCGACGGACacaatccgtcggtaaatcCTAACCTAAATCACTCAGCGCCGGTTTCTTTCTTTCACTTTTCTCCTTTCTTCAGCAGCCTTCTCTTCTCTTCCTTCTCCGGCGAATCATCCTCCCATTCCGGCGATTGGTCCTCCGCTCTCCCTCTCCGGCGATTGCTCCTCCCATTCCGGCGCCACTGCTCCTTCGCTTCTCCCACTCTTCTCCAGCGCGGCTGCTGCCCCCGGCGCCACTGCTCCTCCACCGTCCCCCTCCGGCGCCACTGCTCCTCCACCGTCCCCATCCGCTCTGCTCCGGTAAGTAAGTTTAGgggtttttattaatttttatttgttttatttatgtgtttttgttatttaattattttatttatttaaaaaaaatgaatagttGCTGCCTGCTGCCACCTCTCCGGCCGCCGGCGCTGCTGCCCTTCTCCGGTCTCCGGACACCCTCCACTGCCATTCTCCGGTCAGGTcagtatttaatttaattagttttgtttattttattaaatttaggtttaaattagattagttaatattattaaaaattaggtttaaattagattagttttgttaattgattaggtgttttttttaaattagattaattgatattattatagattagattagattattgtttattaaaatttataagtttattttaattaggttggtattatttaaatgagtatattttatttgaattgataacttattttaattttaattaggttggtaaaatttataagtttattttaattttatttaaatgagtatattttattagattattatttattaaaaattttataagtttattttaattaggttgGTATTATTTAAATGAGTATATTTTATTTGTGTAAATCTATTAAAATTAGGTTAGTCAAGTAGactaaattattaattgaaaagatttgaattaattttttttaatttgcttGGTAAAATTAGGCTATTTTATTAATGtatttagttaattaggttatgCATGAAAATAggatagttaatttttttaatagttaattaatttggtTAAGTTTTATGTGTTTGATTTGAGAATTTAACGTATGTAGTTAATAATAACCGTaactaatataatattatatgtcatataaaataatatagatgAATGGTGTTGGTTATGTTCAAATGTGTATTGTTTGATTGcaggatttccctgaaaaatgggtgatgctcatttttaggggaaatgctgccgtatttttgttaataagtaaaaaaatatttcattagtACTCAAATTAAGTAGACATTCAATTTGTTAACTTGTAATCCTATAACAGACTTATTTCAAACTATTATTGTAGGTTTTGTCCTTATTACGGTTATTGCTTTTGTCGTCCGTTCGCACCGTTTTTACCATCCCTATTCTCTTCTCTcttgcggttctgctcttcaacaagtaagtgttactgtatttttgtattttatttataagttagaGTAATTTTAATAACAgtcaaatttaattaacaaagattttattcccaccgaataaaatcttacCTAGCCGTAGAAACCCGTCCCGTGAGTTCAAGCGATTGAACaacacgggattgtacgtgtgtacagttcgtaaaactgccgtcgtctgcgtaatttgatcacgaaaaaacatatatgtatggatatggtataaaaatatttggtagctttctggcgtatgttctccgggtggctatttaatataggctgtGTAACGCTTATTTCTTACGGAATATATAGTTAGCGTTACACACCCTATATTTTATAATGCACCTggggaacgacgccggaaggctgccgaatattttttccgtattcatgcatatatcgtgatcaaattatggggcgccagttttgcgaatgggataggaccctacccttttagcagtcaattacattgactttacTACGTTGAGTTTACGAACCATAACCTAattgtacgtcctccagaaatgaatgtagaccgcagttggatgtatacGAGGCATGACAGAGGCTTTCTGCCGCCGGATTTTTTCCCTAATCTTGAAGATTTTGTGAATTTTGCTATACAACATCCAGAGTGTATGAGTGGAGAAGAGATAAAATGCCCATGTTCTAGGATAAAGTGTAGAAATACGAATTTTCGAGATGTAGAAGTTGTAAAACTACATGTCTTGCAGTCTGGGTTTGTCCcagattactatgtctggatTCACCACGGTGAGGTGAATGTCCCTCCTGTTGTTCAGGAGCCGGTTAATGAATACAATTACTATAATGAGGGAGGGGGAGATTTAAACTCCggtcagagaatggttattgatgcTGCTGGTCCTGAAGTTTTTGAGGAAGAGACCCCGAATGAAGAAGCTCAAAAGTTTTTTGATTTGATGAGTGcggcagaagaagaaatatggcccagaaatagcagacactcacccctgtccgcatctgttgaaattttggatattaagtGTCGACATCAGGGGGTCGATATCTTTAGTTGACGACACCTGCCGTTTATTACAAGAACTGCTTCCAGAGAACAACAAAATGCCGAAAAATTTTGCTAATATCAAGAAGCTGGTGAAAGGTCTCGGGTTGCCGGTTGAGGTTATTGATTGCTGTTTCCACAACTGTATGATTTACTGGGGGGCGGACGAGGATTTAACCCACTGCAAAGTTTGCACATTTCCTCGGTGGAAACCTGTTACGAAAAGCAATTCGTCCAAAAGAAGGGCTAATGttccttataaaaaaatgttttatttccctTTAACTCCGAGGCTGCAAAGGTTGTACGCTTCCAAAGCCACGGCTAaacatatgacatggcacgctgaacatgaaatggaagacgAGAAGATGTGTCATCCTTCTGACTCTCCGGCGTGGAAACGGTTCAGTGAGTTGCATACAGATTTTGCatatgaaacaagaaatatcaggctAGGATTATGTACTGacgggtttcaaccatttggtagtTTTGGGAAAAATTATTCTTCCTGGCCAGTTATTGTGACGCCGTATAATCTGCCTCCTGGaatgtgcatgaaggatgagtttatgtttttaacaATACTTGTCCCGGGACCTGGAAATCCAAAAGACCAGATGGATATTTTCCTACAACCGTTAATAGCAGAGTTGAATCAATTGTGGGAATCTGGAATTCAAACGTATGACATTCAAAAGAGgcagaattttcaaatgagggcggcgcttatgtggacaattaatgactTCCCCGCTTATTCAATGTTGTCTGGGTGGAGCACATCAGGAAGACTGGCATGTCCGCATTGTATGGAAAATACCGAGGCATTCACGTTGCCCGATAGTGGTAAACAGTCCTGGTTTGATTGTCACAGAAATTTTTTACCTACGGGCCATCATTTCCGTCGGAACGTTACTGAATTTCGAAAAGGCAAACAAGTAAAGCACAAATTTGGATGTGTGAGGACTGGAGATGAAGTATTAGCAGAGGTGGACGGTCTGGGGCTTAAGAGGGCTTATGAGACAGATGCTAAGGCTACGAATGATGAACTATCTAAAGGCCGTGGTTGGAATCGAAAGAGTATCTTTTGGGATTTACCATATTGGAAGACAAATGTAATCCGGcataatctcgatgtcatgcatatttagaaaaatgtatttgacaacgTTTTTAAT is part of the Mercurialis annua linkage group LG3, ddMerAnnu1.2, whole genome shotgun sequence genome and encodes:
- the LOC126674085 gene encoding ethylene-responsive transcription factor ERF027-like; amino-acid sequence: MASPNTTPPQEYQPPPPPNIQIPNYPLVEEPSPRSTSPYPSRGAARSPSQTGRHPEYRGIRCRSGKWVSEIREPRKTTRIWLGTYTTPEMAAAAYDVAALALKGPGTALNFPDSLFSYPIPASTAASDIRAAAASAAAARQLRQESGSNPDRGQNELQAVENAVPEDHFIDEEDILNMPNLLVDMAEGMMMTPPRINAPSSDYSPENSDADGRLWSYQ